The proteins below are encoded in one region of Canis lupus familiaris isolate Mischka breed German Shepherd chromosome 21, alternate assembly UU_Cfam_GSD_1.0, whole genome shotgun sequence:
- the LOC485121 gene encoding lysine-specific demethylase 4D: MEAMKSKANCAQNASCTIMIFHPTKEEFNDFDKYIAYMESQGAHRAGLAKVIPPKEWKARQNYDDISDILIATPLQQVVSGQAGVFTQYHKKKRATTVGEYRQLANSIKYRTPPHLDFEDLERKYWKTRLYDSPIYGADISGSLFDENTKEWNLGHLGTIQDLLEQECGVVIEGVNTPYLYFGMWKTAFAWHTEDMDLYSINYLHFGQPKTWYAVPPEHGQRLERLARELFPGSARTCEAFLRHKVALISPTVLRDSGIPFSRVTQEAGEFMVTFPYGYHSGFNHGFNCAEAINFATARWIDYGKVASQCSCGEARVTFSMDAFVRILQPERYELWKRGQDRAAVDHTEPTAADSRELSAWRGVRAPGRAALGLRHLPPRRAPRAPRPVAAGQGTRRRAPLRPASPRPSPTQSSSAGRAGAVAGRTSRGPGPTRPPTLTPSAPDLQPSTGRCGPGRRPREQGAQGSGTQARAKRRLSVGTGHTAQHSEAQPPPVGGGWMHSPAPLSPGLQQPAEASWSACAPVP, encoded by the coding sequence ATGGAAGCCATGAAATCCAAGGCCAACTGTGCTCAGAATGCAAGTTGTACCATAATGATTTTTCATCCAACCAAAGAAGAGTTTAATGATTTTGATAAGTATATTGCTTACATGGAGTCCCAAGGTGCACACCGAGCGGGCCTCGCCAAGGTGATTCCACCCAAGGAATGGAAAGCCAGACAGAACTACGATGATATCAGTGACATCTTAATAGCAACTCCCCTCCAGCAGGTGGTCTCCGGGCAGGCAGGTGTGTTTACTCAATACCATAAGAAGAAGAGAGCCACGACAGTGGGGGAGTATCGCCAACTGGCAAACAGCATAAAATACCGGACTCCACCACACCTGGATTTTGAGGATTTGGAGCGAAAATACTGGAAAACCCGTCTCTATGATTCTCCGATCTATGGTGCTGACATCAGCGGCTCCTTGTTTGATGAAAACACGAAGGAGTGGAACCTTGGGCACCTGGGAACCATTCAAGACCTGCTGGAGCAGGAGTGCGGCGTGGTCATCGAGGGCGTCAACACCCCCTACCTGTACTTCGGCATGTGGAAGACCGCCTTCGCCTGGCACACGGAGGACATGGACCTGTACAGCATCAACTACCTGCACTTCGGGCAGCCCAAGACTTGGTACGCCGTGCCCCCCGAGCACGGCCAGCGCCTGGAACGCCTGGCCAGGGAGCTCTTCCCGGGCAGCGCCCGCACCTGCGAGGCCTTCCTGAGGCACAAGGTGGCTCTCATCTCGCCCACGGTCCTCAGGGACAGCGGGATCCCCTTCAGTCGGGTCACCCAGGAGGCTGGCGAGTTCATGGTGACGTTTCCCTACGGCTACCACTCTGGCTTCAACCACGGCTTCAACTGCGCAGAGGCCATCAACTTCGCCACCGCGCGCTGGATCGACTACGGCAAAGTGGCCTCTCAGTGCAGCTGCGGGGAGGCCAGGGTCACCTTCTCCATGGACGCCTTCGTGCGCATCCTGCAGCCTGAGCGCTATGAGCTGTGGAAGCGCGGGCAGGACCGGGCTGCTGTGGACCACACGGAGCCCACGGCCGCGGACAGCCGGGAGCTGAGCGCCTGGCGGGGGGTGCGAGCCCCGGGGAGGGCCGCGCTGGGCCTGAGGCACCTCCCACCGCGCCGCGCCCCGCGTGCCCCTCGCCCCGTGGCGGCAGGTCAGGGCACCCGCCGCCGCGCCCCTCTGCGCCCGGCCTCTCCGCGCCCCTCGCCCACCCAGAGCTCCTCTGCCGGCCGGGCTGGTGCTGTTGCCGGCCGCACCTCCCGGGGCCCCGGCCCCACCCGGCCACCGaccctcactccctctgccccagatCTGCAGCCCTCGACCGGTAGGTGTGGTCCTGGTCGTCGTCCCCGGGAACAGGGGGCTCAGGGATCTGGCACCCAGGCCCGGGCCAAGAGGCGCCTCTCGGTGGGAACCGGGCACACGGCTCAGCACTCGGAGGCTCAGCCCCCGCCTGTGGGTGGAGGCTGGATGCACAGCCCTGCACCGCTGAGTCCCGGGCTCCAGCAACCCGCTGAGGCTTCCTGGTCTGCCTGTGCCCCTGTTCCTTAA
- the LOC485120 gene encoding lysine-specific demethylase 4D-like isoform X4 — protein sequence MKSKHYGTQNPSFTVMTFHPTMQEFKDFNKYIAYMESQGAHRAGLAKVIPPKEWKARQNYDDISDILIATPLQQVVSGQAGVFTQYHKKKRATTVGEYRQLANSIKYWTPPHLDFEDLERKYWKTRLYDSPIYGADISGSLFDENTKEWNLGHLGTIQDLLEQECGVVIEGVNTPYLYFGMWKTAFAWHTEDMDLYSINYLHFGQPKTWYAVPPEHGQRLERLARELFPGSARTCEAFLRHKVALISPTVLRDSGIPFSRVTQEAGEFMVTFPYGYHSGFNHGFNCAEAINFATARWIDYGKVASQCSCGEARVTFSMDAFVRILQPERYELWKRGQDRAAVDHTEPTAADSRELSAWRGFCPESPASGQTGSASASSEQEALLSGSLLPGADRPRRGEMRLSVGARGPAPALGSAPPQCWRPEP from the exons ATGAAGTCCAAGCACTATGGTACTCAGAACCCAAGCTTTACAGTCATGACCTTCCACCCAACCATGCAAGAATTTAAagatttcaacaaatatattgCTTACATGGAGTCCCAAGGTGCACACCGAGCAGGCCTCGCCAAGGTGATTCCACCCAAGGAATGGAAAGCCAGACAGAACTACGATGATATCAGTGACATCTTAATAGCAACTCCCCTCCAGCAGGTGGTCTCCGGGCAGGCAGGTGTGTTTACTCAATACCATAAGAAGAAGAGAGCCACGACAGTGGGGGAGTATCGCCAACTGGCAAACAGCATAAAATACTGGACTCCACCACACCTGGATTTTGAGGATTTGGAGCGAAAATACTGGAAAACCCGTCTCTATGATTCTCCGATCTATGGTGCTGACATCAGCGGCTCCTTGTTTGATGAAAACACGAAGGAGTGGAACCTTGGGCACCTGGGAACCATTCAAGACCTGCTGGAGCAGGAGTGCGGCGTGGTCATCGAGGGCGTCAACACCCCCTACCTGTACTTCGGCATGTGGAAGACCGCCTTCGCCTGGCACACGGAGGACATGGACCTGTACAGCATCAACTACCTGCACTTCGGGCAGCCCAAGACTTGGTACGCCGTGCCCCCCGAGCACGGCCAGCGCCTGGAACGCCTGGCCAGGGAGCTCTTCCCGGGCAGCGCCCGCACCTGCGAGGCCTTCCTGAGGCACAAGGTGGCTCTCATCTCGCCCACGGTCCTCAGGGACAGCGGGATCCCCTTCAGTCGGGTCACCCAGGAGGCTGGCGAGTTCATGGTGACGTTTCCCTACGGCTACCACTCTGGCTTCAACCACGGCTTCAACTGCGCAGAGGCCATCAACTTCGCCACCGCGCGCTGGATCGACTACGGCAAAGTGGCCTCTCAGTGCAGCTGCGGGGAG GCCAGGGTCACCTTCTCCATGGACGCCTTCGTGCGCATCCTGCAGCCTGAGCGCTATGAGCTGTGGAAGCGCGGGCAGGACCGGGCTGCTGTGGACCACACGGAGCCCACGGCCGCGGACAGCCGGGAGCTGAGCGCCTGGCGGGGCTTCTGCCCGGAGTCCCCAGCCAGCGGGCAGACGGGGTCCGCGTCAGCGTCTTCGGAACAGGAGGCTCTGCtctcggggagtctgcttccagGAGCCGACCGCCCACGCCGGGGCGAGATGCGCCTCTCGGTGGGCGCAAGGGGCCCAGCTCCGGCCCTGGGCTCGGCCCCCCCGCAGTGCTGGCGACCGGAGCCCTGA
- the LOC485120 gene encoding lysine-specific demethylase 4D-like isoform X1 — translation MKSKHYGTQNPSFTVMTFHPTMQEFKDFNKYIAYMESQGAHRAGLAKVIPPKEWKARQNYDDISDILIATPLQQVVSGQAGVFTQYHKKKRATTVGEYRQLANSIKYWTPPHLDFEDLERKYWKTRLYDSPIYGADISGSLFDENTKEWNLGHLGTIQDLLEQECGVVIEGVNTPYLYFGMWKTAFAWHTEDMDLYSINYLHFGQPKTWYAVPPEHGQRLERLARELFPGSARTCEAFLRHKVALISPTVLRDSGIPFSRVTQEAGEFMVTFPYGYHSGFNHGFNCAEAINFATARWIDYGKVASQCSCGEARVTFSMDAFVRILQPERYELWKRGQDRAAVDHTEPTAADSRELSAWRGVRAPGRAALGLRHLPPRRAPRAPRPVAAGQGTRRRAPLRPASPRPSPTQSSSAGRAGAVAGRTSRGPGPTRPPTLTPSAPDLQPSTGRCGPGRRPREQGAQGSGTQARAKRRLSVGTGHTAQHSEAQPPPVGGGWMHSPAPLSPGFPVYAEASGCCCAPDLQPLGPPLDPDNPMHPGPCLLSLDRITVNFSDSVPLAPPEVAGMLRFPRHAWGDSRAPVNLSEIVMMDHTYASMDLTPAPVASSPCIPDCDPLELKPQAVSIFEPYDVFSPDRRALAFELMAIEDIAHDPY, via the coding sequence ATGAAGTCCAAGCACTATGGTACTCAGAACCCAAGCTTTACAGTCATGACCTTCCACCCAACCATGCAAGAATTTAAagatttcaacaaatatattgCTTACATGGAGTCCCAAGGTGCACACCGAGCAGGCCTCGCCAAGGTGATTCCACCCAAGGAATGGAAAGCCAGACAGAACTACGATGATATCAGTGACATCTTAATAGCAACTCCCCTCCAGCAGGTGGTCTCCGGGCAGGCAGGTGTGTTTACTCAATACCATAAGAAGAAGAGAGCCACGACAGTGGGGGAGTATCGCCAACTGGCAAACAGCATAAAATACTGGACTCCACCACACCTGGATTTTGAGGATTTGGAGCGAAAATACTGGAAAACCCGTCTCTATGATTCTCCGATCTATGGTGCTGACATCAGCGGCTCCTTGTTTGATGAAAACACGAAGGAGTGGAACCTTGGGCACCTGGGAACCATTCAAGACCTGCTGGAGCAGGAGTGCGGCGTGGTCATCGAGGGCGTCAACACCCCCTACCTGTACTTCGGCATGTGGAAGACCGCCTTCGCCTGGCACACGGAGGACATGGACCTGTACAGCATCAACTACCTGCACTTCGGGCAGCCCAAGACTTGGTACGCCGTGCCCCCCGAGCACGGCCAGCGCCTGGAACGCCTGGCCAGGGAGCTCTTCCCGGGCAGCGCCCGCACCTGCGAGGCCTTCCTGAGGCACAAGGTGGCTCTCATCTCGCCCACGGTCCTCAGGGACAGCGGGATCCCCTTCAGTCGGGTCACCCAGGAGGCTGGCGAGTTCATGGTGACGTTTCCCTACGGCTACCACTCTGGCTTCAACCACGGCTTCAACTGCGCAGAGGCCATCAACTTCGCCACCGCGCGCTGGATCGACTACGGCAAAGTGGCCTCTCAGTGCAGCTGCGGGGAGGCCAGGGTCACCTTCTCCATGGACGCCTTCGTGCGCATCCTGCAGCCTGAGCGCTATGAGCTGTGGAAGCGCGGGCAGGACCGGGCTGCTGTGGACCACACGGAGCCCACGGCCGCGGACAGCCGGGAGCTGAGCGCCTGGCGGGGGGTGCGAGCCCCGGGGAGGGCCGCGCTGGGCCTGAGGCACCTCCCACCGCGCCGCGCCCCGCGTGCCCCTCGCCCCGTGGCGGCAGGTCAGGGCACCCGCCGCCGCGCCCCTCTGCGCCCGGCCTCTCCGCGCCCCTCGCCCACCCAGAGCTCCTCTGCCGGCCGGGCTGGTGCTGTTGCCGGCCGCACCTCCCGGGGCCCCGGCCCCACCCGGCCACCGaccctcactccctctgccccagatCTGCAGCCCTCGACCGGTAGGTGTGGTCCTGGTCGTCGTCCCCGGGAACAGGGGGCTCAGGGATCTGGCACCCAGGCCCGGGCCAAGAGGCGCCTCTCGGTGGGAACCGGGCACACGGCTCAGCACTCGGAGGCTCAGCCCCCGCCTGTGGGTGGAGGCTGGATGCACAGCCCTGCACCGCTGAGTCCGGGATTCCCGGTTTATGCTGAGGCTTCTGGGTGCTGCTGTGCCCCTGATCTTCAGCCTTTAGGGCCCCCGTTGGATCCTGATAATCCGATGCACCCTGGCCCGTGCCTGCTATCCCTGGACAGAATTACAGTCAACTTCTCCGACAGTGTTCCACTGGCTCCTCCTGAAGTTGCTGGGATGCTGAGATTCCCCAGGCATGCTTGGGGCGACAGCAGGGCCCCTGTGAACCTCTCTGAGATTGTCATGATGGACCACACTTATGCCTCTATGGATCTGACCCCAGCTCCAGTCGCCAGCAGCCCTTGCATCCCTGATTGTGATCCTCTGGAATTAAAGCCCCAGGCAGTTTCCATCTTTGAACCCTATGATGTGTTCAGCCCTGATAGAAGAGCTTTAGCCTTTGAGCTCATGGCTATTGAAGATATTGCCCATGATCCTTATTAA